Proteins encoded in a region of the Diabrotica virgifera virgifera chromosome 4, PGI_DIABVI_V3a genome:
- the LOC126883800 gene encoding fibronectin-binding protein PlpA-like: MSVTRSQSKDNKKQKEHSDQEDILDTTIMASEQQELSGIDKLLQMMQLQSQRMEQKMDETQQKLDDNQRETKQTMEKNQEETSKKMDKVDQKMEETQRKMDETQQKLDQKMDETKRIMQENQKETKQAIEENNKKMEERIEKYEMKIQDKIKELTNGQKKELENLENKLENAIQVDREEVEKRITEIEKQVTENRTQQNVGERREMVIHSTDDVKIRFGGDVRRLHPVPFINSLKKKIQHIGNFETAKETIRNHLKNEASLWFDCKEEEFDSWQQFEQKFLNYFWGKVQQLEINKELQNGKYNDRIGISERTYALQIYYNAKHLQYNYSSEQLVELIARHFEETLEDHITLTSIILIISE; the protein is encoded by the coding sequence atgtctgtgacaagaagccaaagcaaggataacaaaaaacaaaaagaacattcagaccaagaagatattttagacacgacaatcatggcatcagaacagcaagaattatcaggaatagataaattattacaaatgatgcaactccagtcacaaagaatggaacagaaaatggatgaaacacaacaaaaactggatgacaatcaaagagaaacaaaacaaacaatggagaaaaatcaggaagaaacatcaaagaaaatggataaagtggatcaaaaaatggaggaaacacaacgaaaaatggatgaaacacaacaaaaattggatcaaaaaatggatgaaacaaaaagaataatgcaagaaaatcagaaggaaacaaaacaagccatagaagagaacaacaagaaaatggaggaacgcatagaaaagtatgaaatgaaaattcaagataaaataaaggagttaacgaatggccagaaaaaggaactagaaaatttggaaaataagttggaaaatgctattcaagtagacagagaagaagtggaaaaaagaatcacagaaatagaaaaacaagtcaccgaaaaccggacgcaacaaaatgtcggagaaagaagagaaatggttatacatagcacagatgacgtgaagataaggtttggcggggatgtaagaagattacacccagtgccgttcataaatagcctgaaaaagaaaatacagcacatcggaaatttcgaaacagcaaaagaaactatcagaaaccatctcaaaaatgaagcaagcctatggttcgattgcaaagaagaagaatttgacagttggcaacaatttgaacaaaaatttttgaattatttctggggaaaagtccaacaattggaaattaacaaggaattgcaaaatgggaaatacaatgataggattggtatatcagaaaggacatatgcattacaaatttactataacgcaaaacatttacaatataattactcatcggaacaattagtcgaactgattgcaagacatttcgaagaaacgctggaagaccatatcacatt